In the Candidatus Electrothrix sp. GW3-4 genome, one interval contains:
- a CDS encoding DUF4007 family protein, which translates to MEFSPSNVAFNRHESFSLRFGWLTKGFKAFQDNPDFFSAPDAVVQLGVGKNMVNSIRHWLRAAQLIEINNDEKRVTRIGEAIFDRKRGYDPYLEDEATIWLIHWLVATNPIHATSWYWFFNRFHKTEFTSQEVYTALLDFSQENITGKYSENSIKNDCAVLLRTYVQSRGDTKIPAEEALDSPLSLLKLITYTKATKTYQSCLKRRDDLPIGIVGYALADLFRQRKIKEISMEDLVYSSDGQVAPGPIFRLSENDLIAKLEDLVYYLPNIFKTSESAGIHQLYLLQDIDPLIYIKEHYKTQQQG; encoded by the coding sequence ATGGAATTTTCCCCATCAAATGTAGCATTTAATCGACATGAATCTTTTTCTCTCCGTTTTGGATGGTTGACGAAGGGGTTTAAGGCATTTCAAGATAATCCTGACTTTTTTTCTGCTCCAGATGCCGTAGTGCAACTTGGTGTTGGTAAAAACATGGTAAATTCAATTCGTCACTGGCTGAGAGCCGCCCAATTGATTGAAATAAATAATGATGAAAAAAGGGTGACCCGTATCGGTGAGGCTATCTTTGATAGAAAAAGAGGATATGATCCATATTTAGAAGATGAAGCCACTATCTGGCTCATACATTGGCTAGTTGCGACTAACCCGATTCATGCGACATCTTGGTACTGGTTTTTTAATCGTTTCCATAAGACTGAGTTTACTAGCCAAGAAGTGTATACGGCCTTGCTTGATTTTTCGCAAGAAAATATCACCGGAAAGTACTCCGAGAATTCAATAAAAAATGACTGTGCCGTTTTACTGAGAACCTATGTCCAATCAAGAGGAGATACAAAAATACCAGCAGAAGAAGCTCTTGATTCACCTCTGTCATTGCTGAAGCTTATCACCTATACCAAAGCGACTAAAACATACCAATCTTGTCTAAAACGACGCGACGACCTACCTATAGGTATTGTAGGGTATGCTTTGGCTGATTTATTTAGGCAGCGAAAGATAAAAGAAATTTCTATGGAAGATCTTGTTTACAGTAGTGACGGACAAGTTGCCCCCGGCCCAATTTTTCGGTTGTCGGAAAACGATCTGATCGCTAAACTTGAAGATCTCGTTTATTATCTTCCTAACATTTTTAAAACATCCGAGAGCGCAGGTATTCATCAACTTTACCTCTTACAGGATATTGACCCGTTGATCTATATTAAAGAGCATTACAAGACCCAACAACAGGGATAA